The Pleurodeles waltl isolate 20211129_DDA chromosome 6, aPleWal1.hap1.20221129, whole genome shotgun sequence genome has a segment encoding these proteins:
- the LOC138301690 gene encoding uncharacterized protein: MKGKKPSTPARKAKEPAHLPMKGKMPSTPARKAMDPTPPAMKGKNPSPPAEAVRVTPPPQVAMEPSPRAEEVQPSPRAEDAQEAPSPAETDESSSPAAAAQEAPSPTDPVHPSPPAEAVRVTPPPLPPVVMEPSLPAEEVQPLRPAEPAQEALSPAETVQPSPPAEAAQEAPSSADIVQPSHQDDTVKPSPPAEGM; the protein is encoded by the coding sequence atgaaggggaagaagccctcgactcctgccaggaaggctaaggagcccgcacatctTCCCATGAAGGGGAAgatgccctcaacccctgccaggaaggccatggatcccacacctcctgccatgaaggggaagaatccctcacctccagcagaggctgtcagggtgacaccaccaccacaagtggcCATGGAGCCCTCACCAcgagctgaggaagtgcagccttctCCTCGTGCGGaggatgcccaggaggcaccttcacctgctgagacagatGAGTCCTCATCTCCAGcagcggctgcccaggaggcaccttcacctactgacccagtgcatccctcacctccagcagaggctgtcagggtgacaccaccaccactaccaccagtggtcatggagccctcactacCAGCTGAGGAAGTACAGCCACTTCGTCCTGCAgagcctgcccaggaggcactttcacctgctgagacagtgcagccctcacctccagcagaggctgcccaagaggcaccttcatctgctgacatagtgcagcctTCACATCAAGATGACACagtgaagccctcaccaccagcagagggcatgtag